A stretch of the Gossypium hirsutum isolate 1008001.06 chromosome D07, Gossypium_hirsutum_v2.1, whole genome shotgun sequence genome encodes the following:
- the LOC107953645 gene encoding single-stranded DNA-binding protein, with protein sequence MANSMANLSRRVYRCLLCNPRASQLSMPFCTTTPISSSAETSDSDSDPFSNLPSSQSSTPLESAKDSNTKSRLYDCPLENGFDTGIYKAILVGQVGQTPINKKLKSGLSVTLFSLGTGGIRNNRRPYGNEEPVEYANRCAIQWHRVCVYQEHLGGLVLKHALPGTTLYLEGNLEMKVFADPISGMVRRLREISVRRNGRIVFLGNVDKAEGPATGEMKGVGFF encoded by the exons ATGGCGAATTCGATGGCAAATTTATCTAGAAGGGTTTATAGATGTCTTCTCTGTAACCCCAGAGCTTCTCAACTTTCAATGCCCTTTTGCACCACCACCCCGATTTCCTCCTCTGCTGAAACTTCCGACTCGGACTCTGATCCATTTTCCAACTTACCTTCTTCGCAATCCTCAACGCCCTTAGAATCTGCCAAGGACTCCAACACTAAGAGTCGTTTATACGACTGCCCGCTTGAGAATGGCTTTGATACGGGCATTTACAAG GCAATTCTGGTTGGACAGGTAGGGCAGACCCCAATTAATAAGAAACTGAAGAGTGGGCTGTCAGTGACATTATTTTCCCTGGGGACAGGTGGGATTCGAAACAACAGGAGGCCATATGGGAATGAGGAACCAGTGGAGTATGCAAATCGCTGTGCTATTCAGTGGCATCGCGTTTGTGTTTACCAAGAGCACTTGGGAGGTCTTGTCCTGAAGCATGCTCTCCCTGG CACAACTCTATATCTAGAGGGTAATCTGGAGATGAAAGTCTTTGCTGATCCAATCAGTGGTATGGTTCGACGACTGAGAGAGATTTCTGTTCGTCGAAATG GTCGGATTGTGTTTTTGGGAAATGTTGATAAAGCAGAGGGGCCAGCTACTGGAGAAATGAAAGGTGTTGGGTTTTTCTAG
- the LOC107956570 gene encoding endoglucanase 8 has product MSLIQRLSVLGMAAMAMGLVASHDYGAALTKSILFYEGQRSGKLPPTQRITWRKDSALRDGFEIGVDLVGGYYDAGDNVKFTFPMAFSITMLAWSLLEFGQSLGTDLQHSLKAIQWGTDYLLKATSVPGFVFAQVGDPYGDHNCWERPEDMDTPRTPYAVSKEFPGSEVSAEIAAALAASSMVFRPINRGYSARLLKRARMVFEFADKYRGSYNDSLGPWACPFYCDYSGYQDELVWGAAWLLRATKAPYYRNYVLANIQNLDKSSSFAEFGWDTKHAGINVLVSRLIKSQTPEPFITNADKFVCSVLPESPTVSVSYSPGGLLIKPGGSNLQHATALSFLLLVYSRRLSKDSRVIHCGNVVATPARLIQVARSQVDYILGSNPLNMSYIVGYSKKFPERIHHRGSSLPSITQHPQHIDCTGGATYFYTDNPNPNLLTGAVVGGPDIKDSYADSRADFAHSEPTTYINAPLVGLLAYFKSH; this is encoded by the exons ATGAGCCTAATACAAAGGTTATCAGTGTTGGGAATGGCGGCAATGGCGATGGGTTTGGTGGCTTCACATGATTATGGTGCGGCATTAACAAAGAGTATTTTGTTCTACGAAGGCCAGAGGTCGGGGAAGTTGCCTCCTACTCAAAGGATCACCTGGAGGAAGGATTCTGCTCTTCGCGATGGCTTTGAGATTGGT GTTGATTTGGTGGGAGGTTACTATGACGCTGGTGATAATGTTAAATTCACTTTTCCAATGGCTTTCTCCATAACTATGCTAGCTTGGAGTTTACTAGAGTTTGGCCAATCCCTTGGTACAGATCTGCAGCATTCATTAAAGGCAATTCAGTGGGGAACGGATTACTTGCTGAAAGCCACAAGCGTCCCAGGCTTTGTGTTTGCTCAAGTTGGCGATCCTTATGGTGATCACAACTGCTGGGAGAGGCCTGAAGACATGGACACTCCTAGAACCCCATATGCAGTGAGTAAAGAGTTTCCAGGGTCAGAAGTTTCGGCTGAGATAGCTGCTGCGCTTGCAGCCTCTTCAATGGTGTTTAGACCTATTAATCGTGGATATTCTGCAAGGCTGCTCAAAAGAGCAAGAATG GTTTTTGAATTTGCAGATAAGTACAGGGGATCATACAATGATAGTCTTGGACCATGGGCGTGTCCATTTTACTGTGATTATAGTGGATATCAG GATGAATTAGTTTGGGGGGCAGCATGGTTACTGAGGGCAACAAAGGCTCCCTATTACAGGAATTATGTTTTAGCCAACATTCAAAACTTGGACAAGAGTAGTAGCTTTGCGGAATTTGGATGGGATACCAAGCATGCTGGCATCAACGTACTTGTTTCGAGG CTAATAAAGAGTCAAACTCCTGAGCCTTTCATTACCAATGCAGACAAGTTTGTCTGCTCTGTGTTGCCTGAATCACCAACTGTTTCAGTCTCCTACTCGCCAG GTGGGCTCCTTATTAAACCTGGAGGAAGCAATTTGCAGCATGCAACAGCTTTATCCTTCCTTCTTCTAGTGTACAGTCGCCGTCTGAGTAAAGACAGTCGGGTGATCCATTGTGGCAATGTTGTTGCCACCCCTGCCAGGCTTATACAGGTTGCAAGAAGCCAG GTGGATTACATCTTAGGAAGCAATCCACTGAATATGTCATACATAGTGGGATATAGTAAGAAGTTCCCGGAGAGGATACATCATCGGGGCTCCTCTTTACCTTCCATTACTCAACATCCCCAACATATTGACTGCACCGGCGGAGCCACCTATTTCTATACTGACAATCCTAACCCTAATTTGTTAACCGGAGCTGTTGTTGGAGGACCTGATATTAAGGATTCTTATGCTGATTCCAGAGCAGATTTTGCACACTCCGAGCCAACCACATACATTAATGCACCTCTCGTTGGTCTCTTGGCTTACTTCAAATCACATTAA
- the LOC107953644 gene encoding NAC domain-containing protein 7-like isoform X1 produces MNAFSQVPPGFRFHPTDEELVAYYLRKKITSRRIDLDVIKDVDLYKIEPWDLQELCRIGTEEQNEWYFFSHKDKKYPTGTRTNRATAAGFWKATGRDKAIYSKHDLIGMRKTLVFYKGRAPNGQKSDWIMHEYRLETDENGTPQEEGWVVCRVFKKRIPAINKVSEYESPCWYDDQVSFNPDLASPMQNMAYHHLPYSCKKELDLQYQAPNEHYLQLPLLDSPKLLHPPVEAFGLDINNASTLQETHEQHLQTLYANTNNEHAADQVTDWRILDKFVASQLSREEVAKQNNYSSASAKNVFHSSQHANLLIRHFNKQEMVPENASTSNRHTDLWK; encoded by the exons ATGAATGCATTTTCACAAGTTCCTCCAGGCTTTCGCTTCCATCCCACTGATGAAGAACTTGTGGCCTATTACCTGAGGAAGAAAATTACATCAAGAAGGATTGACCTAGATGTAATTAAAGATGTTGATCTCTATAAAATTGAGCCATGGGATCTTCAAG AGCTATGCAGAATAGGGACAGAAGAGCAAAATGAATGGTATTTCTTTAGTCATAAGGATAAGAAGTATCCAACTGGAACTCGCACAAATAGAGCCACTGCAGCTGGGTTTTGGAAAGCAACCGGTAGAGACAAGGCTATTTACTCTAAGCATGACTTGATTGGCATGAGGAAGACCTTAGTGTTTTATAAAGGTCGAGCCCCAAATGGACAAAAGTCAGACTGGATCATGCATGAGTATCGCCTTGAAACAGACGAAAACGGGACTCCACAGGAAGAAGGATGGGTTGTGTGTAGGGTATTCAAAAAGAGAATACCAGCTATTAACAAAGTCAGTGAGTATGAGTCTCCCTGTTGGTACGATGACCAAGTCTCTTTCAATCCAGATCTTGCTTCACCAATGCAAAATATGGCTTACCACCACCTTCCCTATTCCTGCAAGAAAGAGCTTGATTTGCAGTACCAAGCCCCAAATGAGCATTACCTCCAGCTACCACTTCTAGACAGCCCAAAACTACTCCACCCACCCGTCGAAGCATTTGGGCTAGACATCAACAATGCAAGCACTCTACAGGAAACTCATGAGCAACACTTGCAGACACTCTATGCTAACACCAATAATGAGCATGCGGCGGATCAAGTCACTGACTGGCGCATCCTCGACAAGTTTGTGGCTTCTCAACTCAGTCGAGAAGAAGTTGCCAAGCAAAATAACTATTCAAGTGCTTCAGCTAAGAATGTCTTCCACTCGTCGCAGCACGCAAATTTGCTCATCAGACATTTCAACAAACAAGAAATGGTACCGGAAAATGCATCAACATCCAATCGTCACACTGATCTGTGGAAGTGA
- the LOC107953644 gene encoding NAC domain-containing protein 7-like (The RefSeq protein has 2 substitutions compared to this genomic sequence): protein MNAFSQVPPGFRFHPTDEELVAYYLRKKITSRRIDLDVIKDVDLYKIEPWDLQELCRIGTEEQNEWYFFSHKDKKYPTGTRTNRATAAGFWKATGRDKAIYSKHDLIGMRKTLVFYKGRAPNGQKSDWIMHEYRLETDENGTPQEEGWVVCRVFKKRIPAINKVSEYESPCWYDDQVTFNPDLASPMQNMAYHHLPYSCKKELDLQYQAPNEHYLQLPLLDSPKLLHPPVEAFGLDINNASTLQETHEQHLQTLYANTNNEHAADQVTDWRILDKFVASQLSREEVAKQNNYSSASAKNVFHSSQHANLLIRHLNKQEMVPENASTSNRHTDLWK, encoded by the exons ATGAATGCATTTTCACAAGTTCCTCCAGGCTTTCGCTTCCATCCCACTGATGAAGAACTTGTGGCCTATTACCTGAGGAAGAAAATTACATCAAGAAGGATTGACCTAGATGTAATTAAAGATGTTGATCTCTATAAAATTGAGCCATGGGATCTTCAAG AGCTATGCAGAATAGGGACAGAAGAGCAAAATGAATGGTATTTCTTTAGTCATAAGGATAAGAAGTATCCAACTGGAACTCGCACAAATAGAGCCACTGCAGCTGGGTTTTGGAAAGCAACCGGTAGAGACAAGGCTATTTACTCTAAGCATGACTTGATTGGCATGAGGAAGACCTTAGTGTTTTATAAAGGTCGAGCCCCAAATGGACAAAAGTCAGACTGGATCATGCATGAGTATCGCCTTGAAACAGACGAAAACGGGACTCCACAGGAAGAAGGATGGGTTGTGTGTAGGGTATTCAAAAAGAGAATACCAGCTATTAACAAAGTCAGTGAGTATGAGTCTCCCTGTTGGTACGATGACCAAGTCTCTTTCAATCCAGATCTTGCTTCACCAATGCAAAATATGGCTTACCACCACCTTCCCTATTCCTGCAAGAAAGAGCTTGATTTGCAGTACCAAGCCCCAAATGAGCATTACCTCCAGCTACCACTTCTAGACAGCCCAAAACTACTCCACCCACCCGTCGAAGCATTTGGGCTAGACATCAACAATGCAAGCACTCTACAGGAAACTCATGAGCAACACTTGCAGACACTCTATGCTAACACCAATAATGAGCATGCGGCGGATCAAGTCACTGACTGGCGCATCCTCGACAAGTTTGTGGCTTCTCAACTCAGTCGAGAAGAAGTTGCCAAGCAAAATAACTATTCAAGTGCTTCAGCTAAGAATGTCTTCCACTCGTCGCAGCACGCAAATTTGCTCATCAGACATTTCAACAAACAAGAAATGGTACCGGAAAATGCATCAACATCCAATCGTCACACTGATCTGTGGAAGTGA
- the LOC107953643 gene encoding monocopper oxidase-like protein SKS1, with protein sequence MALLLLIHFALFSTLCFAADPSVFLDFKLSYITLSPLGVPQRVIAVNGAFPGPVVNVTTNYNVNINVHNQLDENLLMTWPGIQMRRNSWQDGVLGTNCPIHPKKNFTYRFQVKDQIGSFFYFPSLNFQRASGGFGPIIINNRNIIAIPFAHPDADIVLLVGDWYTKNHTALRTTLESGEELGMPDGVLINGKGPYRYNSTLVPDGIEYEIINVDPGKTYRFRVHNVGTSTSLNFRIEGHNLLLVETEGFYTTQQNFTSFDIHVGQSYSFLVTMDQNATKDYYIVASARFVNETVWERVTGVAILHYSNSKGPASGPLPVAPSDIYNQWSAMNQPRAIRQNTTASGARPNPQGSFHYGSINVTDTYVIQSLPPVRIDGKFRATLNGISFVNPDTPIRLADLHKVKGAYKLDFPNKPHDRTPHMDRSVINATYKGFIEIILQNNDTKMQSFHMDGYAFFVVGMDFGVWSENSRNNYNKWDAISRSTTEVYPGGWTAVLLSLDNVGVWNLRVENLDRWYLGQETYMRIINPEENGKTEMVPPDNVIYCGALQSLQKESQSSSAMALHCGNFKLFLTLAITILALYFHF encoded by the exons aTGGCTCTGCTTCTTTTGATTCACTTTGCTCTGTTTTCCACTCTCTGTTTTGCTGCCGACCCTTCCGTCTTCCTTGATTTTAAACTCTCTTACATCACCCTTTCCCCTCTTGGTGTTCCTCAACGG GTTATAGCAGTGAATGGGGCGTTTCCTGGTCCTGTTGTTAATGTCACAACTAATTACAATGTGAATATTAATGTTCACAATCAGTTGGACGAAAATCTTTTGATGACTTG GCCAGGAATTCAAATGCGGAGAAATTCATGGCAGGATGGTGTTCTTGGCACCAACTGTCCAATTCATCCCAAGAAGAATTTTACTTACCGATTTCAAGTCAAGGATCAAATTGGGAGCTTTTTCTACTTCCCCTCCCTCAATTTTCAAAGAGCATCGGGTGGCTTTGGTCCCATTATTATTAATAACCGGAATATTATAGCAATTCCTTTTGCTCATCCGGATGCTGACATTGTCCTCTTGGTGGGTGATTGGTATACCAAAAACCACACG GCATTGAGAACAACTCTCGAGTCTGGTGAAGAACTTGGGATGCCAGATGGAGTTCTCATTAATGGGAAAGGACCCTACCGGTATAACTCAACTCTTGTACCTGATGGTATTGAATATGAAATCATTAATGTTGATCCAG GCAAAACTTATCGCTTTCGAGTGCATAATGTTGGGACATCTACTAGTTTGAACTTTAGAATAGAGGGCCATAATCTTCTCTTAGTGGAAACTGAGGGATTCTATACAACACAACAGAATTTCACCAGCTTTGATATTCATGTGGGACAGTCGTATTCATTTCTGGTTACCATGGATCAGAATGCAACTAAAGATTATTACATTGTGGCAAGTGCTAGGTTTGTGAATGAAACAGTGTGGGAAAGAGTAACCGGTGTGGCCATCTTGCATTATTCCAACTCAAAAGGACCAGCCAGTGGGCCTCTGCCTGTTGCGCCAAGTGATATTTACAATCAATGGTCAGCAATGAACCAGCCCCGGGCCATCAG GCAAAATACTACTGCAAGTGGAGCTCGCCCAAACCCCCAAGGGTCTTTTCACTATGGTTCAATTAATGTGACTGACACATATGTGATACAGAGCTTGCCTCCGGTTAGGATTGATGGGAAGTTTCGTGCTACACTGAATGGTATCTCTTTCGTCAACCCTGATACACCAATCAGGCTAGCTGACCTGCACAAAGTAAAGGGTGCTTATAAGCTGGATTTCCCCAATAAGCCACATGATAGAACTCCCCACATGGACCGATCTGTCATTAATGCTACATACAAAGGATTCATAGAAATTATATTGCAGAATAATGACACCAAAATGCAGAGCTTTCACATGGATGGCTATGCATTCTTTGTGGTCGG AATGGATTTTGGTGTGTGGAGTGAGAACAGCAGAAACAATTATAATAAATGGGATGCGATTTCTCGCTCCACAACAGAG GTCTACCCAGGTGGATGGACGGCTGTCCTTCTATCTCTTGATAATGTTGGAGTATGGAACCTTAGAGTGGAGAACTTGGATAGATGGTACCTAGGCCAAGAGACCTACATGAGAATTATCAATCCAGAGGAAAATGGCAAGACAGAGATGGTCCCTCCTGATAATGTTATTTATTGCGGTGCTCTGCAGAGCTTGcagaa GGAATCACAAAGCTCTTCTGCAATGGCATTGCACTGTGGTAACTTCAAGCTGTTTCTAACTCTAGCCATCACAATTTTAGCCTTGTATTTTCACTTTTAG